From a single Sphingosinicellaceae bacterium genomic region:
- a CDS encoding toll/interleukin-1 receptor domain-containing protein yields MRYSAFISYNHRDRKVAAWLHRALETYRIPRRFNGRIGPIGTIDDRLPPVFRDREELSSSPDLARSVLDALTDAATLIVICSPDAARSRWVNEEIRSFRVLGRGQHIQCLVVAGEPYASRRPEFNPALECFPSALLEDGSREPLAADLRPGMDGKHAAKLKLLAQMLGVSYGELRDRETARRHRRLATLAAASLAGFVLMAGLAVFALIQRQQAIADRDLAREKTQTAERTVDFVQSLFEVADPSESKGESITAREVLDHGARRIEQSLKNEPSVKTELMTTLSEVYGALGLFKRSDALVRDTFAIAGRDVMLAPRQFMVLGESQVRLGDYTAATGSFESALAVARRRDYRQPELLPRMLIGLSEAQAGNNNFLAAQATAREALSLASAPGTATPARATALEALGEAYFYDDKPDTAEPFYRTAIALRTADEGALHPRVTEDLNTLGAIAYLRQQPDVAARYYRRVLDNDQAVLGAEHPDTAITLNSLGRVVLEQGKYREAYGYLARAAAITRRQRDETHDEFAFIFDNLGLAERALGHAEPAEQLFRKALVAATIHNHRNRAPVMTDLADLLCSDGRTIEALALLTLARPLMTRTYPEDPWRVAWLDNVQGGCLLAQGDRAGAAKLIAASTPVLQKRWPAESLYGAAAARRLRDSTRAGAAERGIG; encoded by the coding sequence ATGCGCTACTCCGCATTCATCAGTTATAATCATCGCGATCGGAAGGTCGCCGCCTGGCTGCATCGCGCGCTCGAAACGTATCGCATTCCGCGCCGCTTCAACGGCCGGATCGGTCCGATCGGCACTATAGACGATCGCCTGCCGCCGGTTTTTCGAGACCGTGAGGAACTGTCCTCCTCACCTGATCTTGCTCGGTCCGTCCTGGATGCGCTCACCGACGCAGCGACACTGATCGTGATTTGCTCGCCAGACGCCGCTCGGTCGCGATGGGTCAATGAGGAAATCCGGAGCTTTCGCGTGCTCGGACGCGGGCAACATATCCAGTGCCTCGTCGTTGCCGGCGAACCATACGCCTCGCGGCGGCCGGAGTTCAATCCCGCGCTCGAGTGCTTCCCGTCAGCCTTGCTCGAGGATGGATCACGCGAACCGCTCGCAGCCGATCTCCGGCCTGGCATGGATGGCAAGCATGCCGCCAAGCTTAAGCTACTCGCCCAAATGCTTGGCGTTAGCTACGGTGAGCTCCGCGACCGCGAGACGGCGCGGCGCCACCGGCGCCTGGCTACACTGGCAGCCGCCTCGCTGGCCGGCTTCGTTTTGATGGCCGGGCTCGCCGTGTTCGCGCTGATCCAGCGCCAACAGGCCATAGCCGACCGCGATCTTGCGCGCGAAAAAACCCAGACTGCGGAACGCACCGTGGATTTTGTGCAATCGCTGTTCGAGGTCGCCGACCCGTCGGAGTCCAAGGGCGAATCAATAACGGCGCGCGAAGTCCTCGATCACGGTGCCCGACGCATCGAGCAGAGCCTGAAGAACGAGCCGTCGGTCAAGACCGAGCTGATGACGACGCTGAGCGAGGTGTATGGGGCGCTGGGGCTGTTCAAGCGCAGTGATGCGCTGGTCCGGGATACTTTTGCGATTGCCGGGCGTGACGTGATGCTGGCTCCGCGCCAATTTATGGTGCTTGGCGAGTCCCAGGTGCGGCTGGGTGATTACACAGCTGCGACTGGGTCGTTCGAAAGCGCGCTAGCGGTGGCGCGGCGGCGCGACTACCGGCAGCCGGAGCTGCTGCCACGAATGCTGATCGGACTCAGCGAGGCACAGGCTGGTAACAACAACTTCCTCGCGGCCCAGGCGACGGCGCGCGAGGCACTCTCGCTCGCCAGCGCACCCGGCACCGCCACTCCGGCGCGCGCCACCGCACTCGAGGCGCTCGGTGAAGCTTATTTCTACGACGATAAACCCGACACCGCCGAGCCGTTCTACCGAACCGCGATCGCACTGCGGACGGCCGACGAGGGCGCGCTGCATCCGCGCGTCACCGAAGATCTGAACACGCTCGGAGCGATCGCCTATCTGCGCCAGCAACCCGACGTCGCCGCGCGTTACTATCGGCGGGTGCTGGACAATGACCAGGCCGTGCTGGGCGCCGAACACCCAGACACCGCAATCACACTCAACAGTCTCGGCCGGGTTGTTCTCGAACAGGGTAAATACCGCGAAGCGTACGGCTATCTTGCCCGCGCCGCCGCCATTACGCGCCGCCAACGAGACGAGACCCATGACGAATTCGCTTTCATCTTCGACAATTTGGGACTTGCCGAACGCGCCCTTGGTCATGCCGAGCCGGCCGAGCAGCTGTTCCGCAAAGCACTTGTAGCCGCGACCATCCACAATCACCGCAATCGCGCGCCAGTAATGACGGATCTCGCCGACCTGTTATGTAGCGATGGCCGAACCATTGAAGCACTCGCCCTGCTCACCTTGGCGCGACCGCTAATGACCCGCACCTATCCTGAAGACCCCTGGC
- a CDS encoding phosphonate transporter → MSPGQLDQLPFGVVGIEQSGLVAIYNATESRLAGLDAQSVIGVPFFEAIAQCMNNFMVAQRFEDESELDEIIPYVLTLRMRPTRVRLRLLAASNQPLNFILIER, encoded by the coding sequence ATGTCGCCTGGGCAACTCGACCAATTGCCCTTCGGCGTGGTCGGGATTGAGCAGAGTGGCCTCGTTGCGATCTACAATGCGACTGAGTCCCGGCTGGCGGGTCTGGACGCGCAATCCGTGATCGGCGTGCCATTCTTCGAGGCGATCGCTCAGTGCATGAACAATTTCATGGTAGCACAGCGCTTCGAAGACGAGAGTGAACTCGACGAGATAATCCCTTATGTGCTGACACTACGGATGCGACCGACTCGGGTCCGGCTGCGCTTGCTGGCTGCCTCCAATCAGCCCTTGAACTTCATCCTCATCGAGCGTTGA